The region TTAAAACTGCACGGATTACTTTAGTAGGGACTGATAATAAAATCATCTCAGCCTCTTTTAAAGCTTCACTTAAATTTGTTGTTCCCTTTAAATTGTCAGGTAACATAAGCTCCTTAAAAAATCGAGAATTGTGATGATTTTGATTGATATCATCAATAATTTCCTGATTTAAATCGTACAATTTAACATCATGTCCATTATCACATAGGACTTGTGCTAAAGCTGTTCCCCAACTTCCAGCTCCTACAACTGTGATTGATTTTGTCATCTTTATACCCTCCTAACGATTATTCATTAATCGCGTGTTCTGGCAATAATATGAATCGGTGTTCCTTCAAATCCAAAAGCTTGACGTAAACGATTTTCTAGATAACGTTTGTATGAGAAGTGTAATAATTCTGGATCATTAACGAAAATAACAAACGTCGGTGGTTGAATTGATACTTGTGTTGCATAGTAGATACGTAAACGTTGACCATTATGAGTTGGTGTTGGATTCATGGCTACTGCATCCATAATCACATCATTTAAAACATGAGTCACAACACGTTTTTTATGATTTTCAGCCGCTAAATTTAACGGTTCAAATAACGTATGTAGACGTTTTTTCGTTAAAGCAGATAAGAACACAATTGGAGCATAATCTAAGAATGACATTTCAGTACGGATTAATTCTTCCCAATCACGCATTGTTTTATCGTCTTTTTCAATAGCATCCCATTTATTTACAACAATCACAACCGCTTTTCCAGCTTCGTGTGCATATCCAGCGACACGTTTATCTTGTTCAATTAATCCTTTAGAAGCATCAATAACAATTAAACAAACATCACTACGTTCAATAGCACTTAAGGCACGTAAAACACTATATTTTTCAGTTGTTTCGTACACCTTACCACGCTTACGCATTCCGGCCGTATCGATTACAACATATTTTTGTCCATCTTTTGTAA is a window of Turicibacter sanguinis DNA encoding:
- the der gene encoding ribosome biogenesis GTPase Der; translation: MVLPVVAIVGRPNVGKSTIFNRIVGSRVSIVEDEPGITRDRIYSSGEWLTRKFNVIDTGGIEIGDEPFMRQIKYQAEIAMDEADVIVFVTNARDGITQADQEVANMLYKTKKPVVLIVNKVDDINFKEQIYEFYSLGLGDPIATSAIHGIGFGDMLDQIVLNMPEKKGMDYEEDVIKFSLIGRPNVGKSSLTNALLGEERVIVSDIAGTTRDAIDTEFTKDGQKYVVIDTAGMRKRGKVYETTEKYSVLRALSAIERSDVCLIVIDASKGLIEQDKRVAGYAHEAGKAVVIVVNKWDAIEKDDKTMRDWEELIRTEMSFLDYAPIVFLSALTKKRLHTLFEPLNLAAENHKKRVVTHVLNDVIMDAVAMNPTPTHNGQRLRIYYATQVSIQPPTFVIFVNDPELLHFSYKRYLENRLRQAFGFEGTPIHIIARTRD